TTGTTAAAATTTTTTCATTTTTTTCTATTTCCCCATAATTAACTTCGTAGACATATTTATTTAAAATCTCCGGGACACCATTACCTTTAATTCCTGTCATAAACCAATCGTTGTATCCATTATAATCACCTCTTATTATTTTATCTTTCCCCGTATAAGATCTTGCAAGACAAACATTCCAGACGTTTGCATCAACTCCATTTTTCATAAATCTAACCATTTCAGCACATGGGACGATTTCAATAATTTTTTCAGCAAGTTCTACCTCAAGTGGACTTGCCACACTAAATATAACCCCCTTATCAATTTGCAATTTTACCGCTTGGTCAACTTCATCAAAGCAATAAACAAGTATAACTGCTCCAAGAGCCGTTCTATAATCAATAAATTCTCTATGATTAACATCCCAGAATCTACACCCTTTTGCTTTTTCAATATAAAACGGCATTATACCTGAAAATTCCTTGATAGGTCGTTTTGCATTTGTTTGCATGCCCCAAGGTATAATTTTCAACGCTTTTTCAAAAAGAGTTTCTGACTTTGTCATTTTGTTATTTTAG
This genomic interval from Candidatus Kryptonium sp. contains the following:
- a CDS encoding aminotransferase class III-fold pyridoxal phosphate-dependent enzyme — encoded protein: MTKSETLFEKALKIIPWGMQTNAKRPIKEFSGIMPFYIEKAKGCRFWDVNHREFIDYRTALGAVILVYCFDEVDQAVKLQIDKGVIFSVASPLEVELAEKIIEIVPCAEMVRFMKNGVDANVWNVCLARSYTGKDKIIRGDYNGYNDWFMTGIKGNGVPEILNKYVYEVNYGEIEKNEKILTNDGDKIACILAIPYDFNEDTTGEFPRALKNFANKYEVILIFDEFLTGFKLSIGGAQEYFNVKPDLSSFAKAVVSVYLISTYCGKREIMDKLNDFVLTATYAGETLSITAAIATIDFMKKENIHQNLYKIGDTLMNRFKEIANRFSIPVKIGEMPVAPFFLFDFDNPKKNKKITVRS